The Pantoea sp. At-9b genome includes a window with the following:
- a CDS encoding HlyD family secretion protein has translation MLFRKEVSEHLQSRYAGPILLITGWPVWITLCITLLFLAALLLFLWQGSYTRRTSVSGEVITWPHTINLFAPEQGVISRLLVSPGQQVSAGTPLYALDISRVSASGNLSATTRALLKKQQQQMGEMLHQLEQNRRATLASIQQQLDQLRSAREKTQQMVDSATQGLDVMRSSMNDYNRFARRGLITSDQQNNQRYLFYQQLSVWHSLNSQRVQQDMQIAELLSQQVTRAADFDSQLAQYNIRQADIERQLAEADAGSERLIAAPSAGRISSLSVTAGEMVSDGDSLAQLVPAGDDIPSLVIWLPNDSIPYVKPGDVINVSYAAYPAEKYGQFPGKVLSISSAPVPLRELNNYGSAPRSPAGQITGAWFKANVALNHQGLRWQGKDLPLASGMQLQATVFLEKRPLWQWMLSPYYFLKNSITGPVSDQR, from the coding sequence ATGCTGTTTCGCAAGGAAGTCAGTGAACATTTGCAGTCACGTTACGCCGGACCGATTTTACTCATCACGGGCTGGCCAGTATGGATAACGCTGTGCATCACCCTGCTGTTTCTCGCCGCGCTGCTGCTTTTTCTGTGGCAAGGCAGCTACACGCGCCGGACCAGTGTCAGTGGTGAAGTCATCACCTGGCCCCACACCATCAACCTGTTTGCGCCCGAACAGGGGGTGATTTCCCGTTTGCTGGTCTCTCCAGGTCAACAGGTCAGTGCCGGTACGCCGCTGTATGCGCTGGATATCAGCCGTGTTTCGGCCTCCGGGAACCTCAGCGCCACCACGCGCGCACTGCTGAAAAAACAGCAGCAGCAAATGGGAGAGATGCTGCATCAACTGGAGCAAAACCGCCGTGCCACGCTGGCCAGCATCCAGCAACAACTTGACCAATTGCGCAGCGCGCGCGAAAAAACCCAACAGATGGTGGATTCTGCCACGCAAGGGTTGGACGTGATGCGCAGCAGCATGAATGACTATAACCGTTTCGCCCGCCGGGGGCTGATCACCAGCGACCAGCAAAACAACCAGCGCTATCTTTTTTATCAACAACTTAGTGTCTGGCACAGTCTGAACTCGCAGCGTGTGCAGCAAGATATGCAGATTGCTGAGCTGCTTAGCCAGCAGGTGACCCGTGCTGCGGATTTCGACAGCCAACTGGCGCAATACAACATCCGTCAGGCCGATATTGAGCGGCAGCTCGCTGAAGCGGATGCTGGCAGTGAGCGCCTGATCGCCGCCCCCTCAGCCGGACGCATCTCTTCGCTAAGCGTTACCGCTGGCGAAATGGTCAGTGATGGCGATAGCCTGGCACAGCTGGTGCCCGCCGGAGATGATATCCCCAGCCTGGTGATCTGGTTACCCAACGACAGCATTCCCTATGTCAAACCCGGTGATGTGATTAACGTCAGCTATGCCGCCTATCCGGCAGAGAAATATGGTCAATTCCCGGGCAAAGTGCTGTCGATTTCCTCTGCGCCGGTTCCACTCCGCGAACTCAACAACTATGGCAGCGCCCCCCGTTCGCCAGCAGGACAGATCACCGGGGCCTGGTTTAAAGCCAATGTGGCGCTGAATCATCAGGGGTTACGCTGGCAGGGCAAAGATCTGCCTCTCGCCAGCGGTATGCAGCTACAAGCCACGGTGTTTCTGGAAAAACGTCCGCTGTGGCAATGGATGCTCTCCCCTTACTATTTCCTGAAGAACAGCATCACGGGGCCAGTCAGTGACCAACGGTGA